Proteins from a single region of Streptomyces spectabilis:
- a CDS encoding helix-turn-helix transcriptional regulator has translation MKSDRLLSILLLLQTRGQVPAHELAERLEVSVRTIYRDVEALSASGVPVYAERGRHGGIALLPGYRTDVTGLTADESRALFLLAARGAHAALGLDAALGSALRKVMAALPAPHRPAAELTSRRVLVDAERWTRGPGAGLPVDHLGVLQDAVFADRRLRVRYRHSGASEPRAYTLDPYGLVSKAGVWYLVADSGGEPRLFRADRVCAAELTDEPVRRRAGVELAQVWEELKRRVERRAGGVEVTVRVRRERYEQFLRLHVGSLTRVAEDDGAGEWVTVLLALEAVGAARMLLPFAASVEVVSPPEVREDLARAAAAVTDLYRQ, from the coding sequence GTGAAGTCCGACCGGTTGCTGTCGATCCTGCTGCTGCTCCAGACCCGCGGGCAGGTGCCCGCGCACGAGCTCGCCGAGCGTCTGGAGGTGTCCGTGCGCACCATCTACCGCGACGTCGAGGCGCTGTCCGCGTCCGGCGTCCCGGTGTACGCCGAGCGCGGGCGGCACGGCGGCATCGCCCTGCTGCCCGGCTACCGCACGGACGTCACGGGCCTGACCGCCGACGAGTCCCGGGCGCTGTTCCTGCTCGCCGCGCGGGGCGCGCACGCGGCGCTCGGCCTGGACGCCGCGCTCGGCTCGGCCCTGCGCAAGGTGATGGCGGCGCTGCCCGCACCGCACCGGCCCGCCGCCGAGCTGACGAGCCGTCGCGTCCTGGTGGACGCCGAGCGCTGGACGCGCGGTCCGGGCGCGGGCCTGCCCGTGGACCACCTCGGCGTGCTCCAGGACGCCGTCTTCGCGGACCGGCGGCTGCGCGTGCGCTACCGGCACAGCGGCGCGAGCGAGCCGCGCGCCTACACCCTCGATCCGTACGGCCTCGTGTCCAAGGCGGGCGTCTGGTACCTGGTGGCCGACAGCGGCGGCGAGCCGCGCCTCTTCCGCGCCGACCGGGTGTGCGCGGCGGAGCTCACCGACGAGCCGGTCAGGCGCCGGGCGGGCGTGGAGCTCGCGCAGGTCTGGGAGGAGCTGAAGCGGCGGGTGGAGCGGCGCGCGGGCGGCGTCGAGGTCACCGTGCGGGTGCGCCGCGAGCGCTACGAGCAGTTCCTGCGGCTGCACGTCGGCTCGCTCACGCGCGTGGCCGAGGACGACGGCGCGGGGGAGTGGGTCACCGTCCTGCTCGCCTTGGAGGCGGTGGGCGCGGCGCGCATGCTGCTGCCCTTCGCCGCCTCCGTGGAGGTCGTGTCACCCCCGGAGGTGCGCGAGGACTTGGCGCGGGCCGCCGCGGCCGTCACTGACCTCTATCGTCAGTGA
- a CDS encoding alpha/beta fold hydrolase, producing MTHTHVDWPLDQTFASSSGAVRWAALGPEDADPVVLVHGTPFSSYVWRGVARALARDHRVHVWDLPGYGASEMRAGQDVSLAAQGRVLTELLAHWGLDGERRPAVVAHDFGGCVALRAHLLHGARYARLALVDPVALAPWGSPAYRLLGAHAEVFAQLPPALHEALVREYVGSASHRGLHPAVLDRLVAPWCTEAGRPAFYRQIEQNDQRFTDEIQGRYGEVEPPVLVCWGTEDTWIPVARGHELAALLPRAELRLIEGAGHLVQEDAPAELTGEVGRFLSAGLSGAH from the coding sequence ATGACGCACACACACGTCGACTGGCCCCTCGACCAGACCTTCGCCTCCTCCTCCGGGGCCGTCCGCTGGGCGGCCCTCGGGCCCGAGGACGCCGACCCCGTCGTCCTCGTCCACGGCACGCCCTTCTCGTCGTACGTGTGGCGGGGCGTCGCCCGGGCGCTCGCGCGGGACCACCGCGTGCACGTGTGGGACCTGCCCGGGTACGGCGCGTCGGAGATGCGCGCGGGGCAGGACGTGTCGCTCGCCGCGCAGGGCCGCGTGCTCACCGAACTGCTCGCCCACTGGGGCCTGGACGGCGAGCGGCGCCCGGCCGTCGTCGCCCACGACTTCGGCGGCTGCGTCGCGCTGCGCGCCCACCTCCTGCACGGCGCCCGCTACGCCCGGCTCGCCCTCGTCGACCCGGTGGCGCTCGCGCCCTGGGGCTCGCCCGCGTACCGGCTGCTCGGCGCGCACGCCGAGGTGTTCGCACAGCTGCCGCCCGCGCTGCACGAGGCGCTGGTACGGGAGTACGTCGGCTCCGCGAGCCACCGCGGGCTGCACCCGGCCGTCCTGGACCGCCTGGTCGCGCCCTGGTGCACCGAGGCGGGCAGGCCCGCGTTCTACCGGCAGATCGAACAGAACGACCAGCGGTTCACCGACGAGATCCAGGGCCGGTACGGCGAGGTGGAGCCGCCCGTGCTCGTCTGCTGGGGCACCGAGGACACCTGGATCCCGGTGGCGCGCGGACACGAGTTGGCGGCGCTCCTGCCCCGCGCCGAGCTGCGCCTCATCGAGGGCGCCGGACATCTCGTACAGGAGGACGCTCCGGCGGAACTCACCGGCGAGGTCGGTCGTTTCCTGAGTGCGGGCCTCTCCGGAGCTCACTGA
- a CDS encoding TetR family transcriptional regulator, giving the protein MSHTLGDRPVGTRQAQKQKTRQALLDAALRLLEEQSLSSLGLREVTRAAGVAPTAFYRHFRDTADLGVALVEEALGSLHTTLAAMLTATGDGEERIAGAVELIASYVRAHPAHVRFIARERHGGVKAVREAIGDQLALFAREVAAQFATEPEAAGWSGDDLLMLARTYVDHMVMTASALLETEDEAEVTGTARSQLRLVGLGRSHWLDTPVRGN; this is encoded by the coding sequence ATGAGTCACACCCTCGGCGACCGGCCCGTCGGCACCCGGCAGGCCCAGAAGCAGAAGACCCGGCAGGCCCTCCTGGACGCCGCCCTGCGCCTGCTGGAGGAGCAGAGCCTGTCCAGCCTGGGCCTGCGCGAGGTCACCCGCGCCGCGGGGGTGGCGCCCACCGCCTTCTACCGACACTTCCGCGACACCGCCGACCTGGGAGTGGCGCTCGTCGAGGAGGCCCTCGGCAGCCTGCACACGACGCTCGCGGCGATGCTCACGGCCACCGGGGACGGCGAGGAACGCATCGCGGGCGCCGTCGAGTTGATCGCGTCGTACGTGCGCGCGCACCCGGCGCACGTACGTTTCATCGCCCGGGAGCGGCACGGCGGCGTGAAGGCCGTACGGGAGGCCATCGGCGACCAGCTCGCGCTGTTCGCGCGGGAGGTGGCGGCGCAGTTCGCCACGGAGCCGGAGGCCGCGGGCTGGAGCGGGGACGACCTCCTGATGCTCGCGCGGACGTACGTGGACCACATGGTGATGACGGCCTCCGCGCTCCTGGAGACCGAGGACGAGGCCGAGGTGACCGGCACGGCCCGCAGCCAGCTGCGCCTGGTGGGACTCGGCCGCAGCCACTGGCTCGACACGCCGGTAAGGGGCAACTAG
- a CDS encoding DUF4190 domain-containing protein, translating to MELTALKPSTKPSTKPSTEPTEEPSGERPGERPVGRRDTDGMAVAAFVLGLLGLLVLNVVLGPIAIALACVALWRGTARRGRALLGLGLGVADLVLLAALVSADGTVSWSLAG from the coding sequence ATGGAACTCACCGCGCTGAAGCCGTCCACGAAGCCGTCCACGAAGCCGTCCACCGAGCCGACCGAAGAGCCGTCCGGTGAGCGGCCCGGTGAGCGGCCCGTCGGCCGCCGGGACACCGACGGGATGGCCGTCGCCGCCTTCGTCCTCGGGCTGCTCGGCCTGCTCGTCCTGAACGTCGTGCTCGGCCCCATCGCCATCGCGCTTGCCTGCGTCGCGCTGTGGCGGGGCACCGCGCGGCGCGGCCGCGCGCTGCTCGGACTCGGGCTCGGCGTCGCCGACCTCGTGCTCCTCGCCGCCCTCGTCTCCGCGGACGGCACCGTCTCCTGGAGCCTGGCGGGCTGA
- a CDS encoding cysteine desulfurase family protein produces MAYLDHAATTPMLPEAIAAMTAQLAVTGNASSLHAAGRRARRTVEESRETLADALGARPSEVVFTSGGTEADNLAVKGLYWARRDADPARTRVLASPVEHHAVLDAVDWLGEHEGATVEYLPVDAHGRVHPEALREAVARDPGSVALATVMWANNEIGTLQPVRELADVCAEFDVPLHADAVQAFGQVPVDFGASGLAAMTVSGHKVGGPYGIGALLLGRAYSPVPVLHGGGQERHVRSGTLDVPAVAAFAVAGRLAAERREWFAREVGALRDHLVDAVRAAVPDAILGGDPDPAGRLPANAHFTFPGCEGDSLLLLLDAQGIECSTGSACTAGVAQPSHVLLATGTDPDLARGTLRFSLGHTSTKADVDAVAAAIGPAVERARTAGLS; encoded by the coding sequence ATGGCCTACCTCGACCACGCCGCGACCACGCCCATGCTTCCCGAGGCGATCGCGGCGATGACCGCGCAGCTCGCCGTCACCGGTAACGCCTCCTCGCTGCACGCGGCCGGCCGCCGGGCGCGGCGCACCGTCGAGGAGTCCCGCGAGACGCTCGCCGACGCGCTCGGCGCCCGCCCCAGTGAGGTGGTGTTCACCTCCGGCGGCACGGAGGCCGACAACCTCGCCGTGAAGGGCCTGTACTGGGCCCGTCGCGACGCCGATCCGGCCCGCACCCGCGTCCTCGCCAGCCCCGTCGAGCACCACGCCGTCCTGGACGCCGTCGACTGGCTCGGCGAGCACGAGGGCGCCACCGTCGAGTACCTCCCCGTCGACGCGCACGGGCGCGTGCACCCCGAGGCGCTCCGCGAGGCCGTCGCCCGCGACCCCGGCAGCGTCGCCCTCGCCACCGTCATGTGGGCCAACAACGAGATCGGCACCCTCCAGCCGGTGCGGGAACTGGCCGACGTCTGCGCCGAGTTCGACGTGCCGCTGCACGCCGACGCCGTGCAGGCCTTCGGCCAGGTGCCCGTCGACTTCGGCGCCTCCGGGCTGGCCGCGATGACCGTCTCGGGCCACAAGGTCGGCGGCCCCTACGGCATCGGCGCGCTGCTGCTCGGGCGCGCCTACAGCCCCGTGCCCGTGCTGCACGGCGGCGGCCAGGAGCGGCACGTGCGCTCCGGCACGCTCGACGTGCCCGCCGTCGCCGCCTTCGCCGTGGCCGGGCGGCTCGCCGCCGAGCGCCGCGAGTGGTTCGCCCGCGAGGTCGGGGCGCTCCGCGACCACCTCGTCGACGCCGTTCGCGCCGCCGTCCCCGACGCGATCCTCGGCGGCGACCCGGACCCGGCGGGCCGGCTGCCCGCCAACGCCCACTTCACCTTCCCCGGCTGCGAGGGCGACTCGCTCCTGCTGCTCCTGGACGCGCAGGGCATCGAGTGCTCGACCGGCTCGGCCTGCACCGCGGGCGTCGCCCAGCCCAGCCACGTGCTGCTCGCCACCGGCACCGACCCCGACCTCGCGCGCGGGACGCTGCGCTTCTCGCTCGGCCACACGTCGACGAAGGCGGACGTGGACGCGGTGGCGGCGGCGATCGGCCCGGCGGTGGAGCGGGCCCGCACGGCGGGGCTCAGCTAG
- a CDS encoding N-acetylmuramoyl-L-alanine amidase, translated as MGDVSEKKDESAEGAGPPPEPRRGSTRRALLIGGAAAGLGAAVLARDQLGRLWWRLPGVVKKREEGAVDAPGAQWTAASGANWRRADRPSDYAIDRVVIHVVQGGYATALKVFKDPGHGAATHYVIRKDGHVAQMIRELDVAYHAGDREMNERSVGIEHEGFVDKKASFTDAMYASSARLTAGICERYDIPVDREHIIGHVEVDGTDHTDPGPHWDWDRYLRLVRRARDRPARSGASATPS; from the coding sequence ATGGGGGACGTGAGCGAGAAGAAGGACGAGAGCGCCGAGGGCGCGGGGCCGCCGCCCGAGCCCCGGCGCGGGTCGACCCGGCGCGCGCTGCTCATCGGCGGCGCCGCGGCGGGCCTCGGCGCCGCCGTGCTGGCCCGCGACCAGCTGGGCCGCCTGTGGTGGCGCCTGCCCGGAGTGGTGAAGAAGCGCGAGGAGGGCGCGGTGGACGCCCCCGGCGCCCAGTGGACGGCGGCCTCCGGCGCGAACTGGCGGCGCGCCGACCGCCCCTCCGACTACGCCATCGACCGCGTGGTGATCCACGTGGTCCAGGGCGGGTACGCGACGGCCCTGAAGGTCTTCAAGGACCCCGGCCACGGCGCCGCCACCCACTACGTGATCCGCAAGGACGGCCACGTGGCCCAGATGATCCGCGAGCTCGACGTGGCCTACCACGCGGGCGACCGGGAGATGAACGAGCGCAGCGTGGGCATCGAGCACGAGGGCTTCGTCGACAAGAAGGCCTCGTTCACCGACGCCATGTACGCATCATCGGCGCGGCTCACCGCCGGGATCTGCGAGCGGTACGACATACCGGTGGACCGCGAGCACATCATCGGGCACGTGGAGGTCGACGGCACCGACCACACCGACCCGGGGCCGCACTGGGACTGGGACCGGTATCTGCGCCTGGTGCGGCGGGCCCGGGACCGGCCCGCCCGCTCCGGGGCCAGCGCGACGCCCAGCTGA
- the mnmA gene encoding tRNA 2-thiouridine(34) synthase MnmA, which produces MTSQTPPRTSRPLRVLAAMSGGVDSAVAAARAAEAGHDVTGVHLALSANPQSFRTGARGCCTIEDSRDARRAADVIGIPFYVWDLAERFREDVVEDFIAEYEAGRTPNPCLRCNEKIKFAALLDKALALGFDAVCTGHYAQVIVREDGSRELHRASDMAKDQSYVLGVLDDRQLAHALFPLGDTVTTKDEIRAEAERRGLAVAKKPDSHDICFIADGDTQGFLASRLGKAEGDIVDESGAVLGTHEGAFGFTIGQRKGLRIGTPAPDGKPRYVLDISPVNNTVTVGPAAALDVTALTAVKPRWCGAAPSGAGTYTAQLRAHGDETPVTAELTPDGELRVSFAEPVRGVAPGQAIVLYDGTRVVGSATIATTHRAAAAV; this is translated from the coding sequence ATGACTTCGCAGACCCCGCCGCGCACAAGCCGCCCGCTCCGTGTCCTCGCCGCCATGTCCGGCGGTGTGGACTCCGCCGTCGCCGCCGCCCGCGCCGCCGAAGCCGGGCACGACGTGACCGGAGTGCACCTGGCGCTCTCGGCGAACCCGCAGTCGTTCCGGACCGGCGCGCGCGGGTGCTGCACCATCGAGGACTCCCGCGACGCGCGCCGCGCCGCGGACGTCATCGGCATCCCGTTCTACGTGTGGGACCTCGCCGAGCGGTTCCGCGAGGACGTGGTCGAGGACTTCATCGCCGAGTACGAGGCGGGGCGCACGCCCAACCCGTGCCTGCGCTGCAACGAGAAGATCAAGTTCGCCGCGCTCCTGGACAAGGCACTCGCCCTCGGCTTCGACGCGGTCTGCACCGGCCACTACGCGCAGGTGATCGTGCGCGAGGACGGCTCGCGCGAGCTGCACCGCGCCTCCGACATGGCCAAGGACCAGTCGTACGTCCTCGGCGTCCTGGACGACCGCCAGCTCGCCCACGCGCTGTTCCCGCTCGGCGACACGGTGACGACGAAGGACGAGATCCGCGCCGAGGCCGAGCGCCGCGGCCTCGCCGTCGCCAAGAAGCCGGACTCCCACGACATCTGCTTCATCGCCGACGGCGACACCCAGGGCTTCCTCGCCTCCCGCCTCGGCAAGGCGGAGGGCGACATCGTCGACGAGTCCGGCGCCGTCCTCGGCACCCACGAGGGCGCCTTCGGCTTCACCATCGGCCAGCGCAAGGGCCTCAGGATCGGCACGCCCGCCCCCGACGGCAAGCCGCGCTACGTCCTCGACATCTCGCCGGTGAACAACACGGTGACGGTCGGCCCCGCCGCCGCCCTCGACGTGACCGCCCTCACGGCCGTCAAGCCCCGCTGGTGCGGCGCCGCCCCCTCCGGAGCGGGCACGTACACCGCCCAGCTCCGCGCCCACGGCGACGAGACGCCGGTCACGGCGGAGCTGACGCCGGACGGCGAGCTGCGGGTCTCCTTCGCGGAGCCGGTCCGCGGCGTGGCCCCCGGCCAGGCGATCGTCCTGTACGACGGCACGCGCGTGGTCGGCTCGGCGACCATCGCCACGACCCACCGGGCCGCGGCGGCCGTCTGA
- a CDS encoding NADP-dependent oxidoreductase, whose amino-acid sequence MSSTSDHPTRPTMRAVSPRAWGTPDVLVPVEVDRPEPGLTEILVKVHAAGVNPVDWKTRAAGAFGTWGDTPILGYDVSGTVEAVGPGVTLFAPGDEVFGMPRFPEQAGGYAEYVTAPARRFAPKPAAVDHVQAAALPLAALTAWQGLIETAGLRAGQRVLIHAAAGGVGHLAVQIAKAHGAYVIGTARADKHDFLRKLGADELIDYTTTDFAEAVRDVDVVLDGVGGEYGPRSLPVLRRGGHLVTLPDPGGLPDAARAEALGVHTGWTVVEPDRHGMLEIARLVEEGKLRAAIDKVLPLESAAEAHAYGERGRTQGKIVLQVV is encoded by the coding sequence ATGAGCTCGACCAGCGACCACCCGACCCGCCCGACCATGCGTGCCGTCAGCCCGCGCGCGTGGGGCACCCCCGACGTCCTGGTCCCCGTGGAGGTGGACCGCCCGGAGCCCGGTCTCACCGAGATCCTGGTCAAGGTGCACGCGGCGGGCGTGAACCCCGTCGACTGGAAGACCCGCGCCGCGGGCGCGTTCGGCACCTGGGGCGACACGCCGATCCTCGGGTACGACGTCTCGGGGACCGTCGAGGCCGTGGGCCCCGGGGTGACCCTCTTCGCACCGGGCGACGAGGTGTTCGGCATGCCGCGCTTCCCGGAGCAGGCGGGCGGCTACGCCGAGTACGTGACCGCGCCCGCGCGCCGCTTCGCCCCGAAGCCCGCCGCCGTCGACCACGTGCAGGCGGCCGCCCTGCCGCTGGCCGCGCTTACCGCCTGGCAGGGCCTGATCGAGACGGCGGGCCTGCGCGCCGGACAGCGGGTCCTGATCCACGCGGCCGCGGGCGGTGTGGGCCACCTGGCCGTGCAGATCGCGAAGGCACACGGGGCGTACGTCATCGGCACGGCACGCGCCGACAAGCACGACTTCCTGCGGAAGCTCGGCGCCGACGAGCTGATCGACTACACGACGACGGACTTCGCGGAGGCCGTGCGGGACGTGGACGTCGTCCTGGACGGCGTCGGCGGCGAGTACGGTCCCCGGTCGCTGCCGGTGCTGCGCCGGGGCGGCCACCTGGTGACCCTCCCCGACCCGGGCGGGCTCCCCGACGCCGCGCGGGCCGAGGCCCTCGGTGTGCACACCGGCTGGACGGTCGTCGAGCCCGACCGCCATGGAATGCTGGAGATCGCCCGCCTGGTGGAGGAGGGCAAGCTGCGCGCGGCGATCGACAAGGTGCTGCCCCTGGAGAGCGCGGCCGAGGCACACGCCTACGGAGAGCGCGGCCGCACCCAGGGCAAGATCGTGCTCCAGGTGGTCTGA
- a CDS encoding GlxA family transcriptional regulator — protein sequence MSSFTAPGRPHRVAVLALEGVYSFELGIAPRVFGNAEDAAGRPLYETVVCTVDGRPVRTDAGFSVAVEHGPEALDDADTVVIPPMPPRDGASAADGLSAPLAAALARVRPGTRLVSFCSASFVLAAAGLLDGRPATTHWQVAEEFRRAFPRVRLDEDVLFVDDGDILTSAGVAAGVDLCLHLVRRDHGSAVANHVARRCVVPPWRDGGQAQYIERPVPEPTVATTAPTRAWALERLQEPLTLGEMADHARMSLRTFTRRFRDEVGTTPGRWLTAQRIEVARHLLESSDLPIDLVAHRAGFGTANSLRQHMRSVLGVSPAAYRRTFTAVPQEAFATSSVS from the coding sequence ATGAGCTCGTTCACCGCACCCGGCCGCCCCCACCGCGTCGCCGTCCTCGCCCTGGAGGGCGTCTACTCCTTCGAGCTGGGCATCGCCCCCCGCGTCTTCGGCAACGCGGAGGACGCGGCGGGGCGGCCGCTGTACGAGACCGTGGTGTGCACGGTGGACGGGCGCCCGGTGCGGACCGACGCGGGCTTCTCCGTGGCCGTCGAGCACGGCCCCGAGGCGCTCGACGACGCCGACACCGTGGTGATCCCGCCCATGCCCCCTCGCGACGGGGCGTCGGCGGCCGACGGCCTCTCCGCGCCGCTGGCCGCGGCGCTCGCGAGGGTGCGCCCGGGCACGCGTCTGGTGTCGTTCTGCAGCGCCTCGTTCGTCCTCGCGGCGGCCGGGCTCCTGGACGGGCGGCCCGCGACCACGCACTGGCAGGTCGCCGAGGAGTTCCGGCGGGCGTTCCCGCGCGTGCGGCTCGACGAGGACGTGCTCTTCGTGGACGACGGCGACATCCTCACCTCCGCGGGCGTCGCCGCCGGGGTCGACCTCTGTCTGCACCTGGTGCGCCGCGACCACGGCAGCGCCGTCGCCAACCACGTCGCCCGCCGCTGCGTCGTCCCGCCGTGGCGCGACGGCGGACAGGCGCAGTACATCGAACGGCCCGTCCCGGAGCCGACCGTCGCCACCACGGCCCCCACGCGCGCGTGGGCGCTCGAACGCCTCCAGGAGCCGCTGACGCTCGGCGAGATGGCGGACCACGCGCGGATGAGCCTGCGCACGTTCACGCGCCGGTTCCGCGACGAGGTGGGCACCACGCCGGGCCGCTGGCTCACGGCCCAGCGCATCGAGGTGGCCCGTCACCTCCTGGAGAGCAGCGACCTGCCCATCGACCTGGTGGCCCACCGCGCGGGCTTCGGCACCGCCAACTCCCTGCGGCAGCACATGCGGTCCGTGCTCGGGGTGTCGCCCGCGGCGTACCGCAGGACGTTCACGGCCGTCCCTCAGGAGGCCTTCGCCACCTCCTCGGTCTCGTAG
- a CDS encoding DUF427 domain-containing protein — protein MTVTAGHRITIEQGTQHVRVEHDGQVVAESKRPLVLRETGCPVRYYLPPEDVRTDLLTPSGTHTYCPFKGTASYWSLPGGEDQVWAYPEPKAEVAEIKDHLCFYETEEVAKAS, from the coding sequence ATGACCGTGACCGCAGGACACCGCATCACCATCGAGCAGGGCACGCAGCACGTGCGCGTGGAGCACGACGGGCAGGTCGTGGCGGAGAGCAAGCGTCCGCTGGTGCTGCGCGAGACGGGCTGTCCGGTGCGCTACTACCTGCCGCCCGAGGACGTGCGCACCGACCTGCTCACGCCGTCCGGCACGCACACGTACTGCCCGTTCAAGGGCACGGCCTCCTACTGGTCGCTGCCGGGCGGCGAGGACCAGGTGTGGGCCTATCCGGAGCCCAAGGCCGAGGTGGCCGAGATCAAGGACCACCTGTGCTTCTACGAGACCGAGGAGGTGGCGAAGGCCTCCTGA
- a CDS encoding TIGR00730 family Rossman fold protein — MNICVFLSAADLPETYTRPAREFAELLGKGGHTLVWGGSDVGLMKVVADGVQEAGGRLTGVSVGFLAAKARPGVDDMVIAKDLAERKALLLEKADAVVILVGGTGTLDEATEILELKKHGHTTKPVVLLNTAGFYDGLREQFRRMEDEGFLPVPLADLVFFAEEPVGALAYLEESLGVR, encoded by the coding sequence ATGAACATCTGCGTCTTCCTCTCCGCCGCCGACCTGCCCGAGACCTATACGCGCCCCGCCCGTGAGTTCGCCGAGCTGCTCGGCAAGGGCGGCCACACCCTGGTGTGGGGAGGCTCCGACGTGGGCCTGATGAAGGTCGTGGCGGACGGCGTGCAGGAGGCGGGCGGGCGGCTCACGGGCGTGTCCGTGGGCTTCCTCGCCGCCAAGGCCCGGCCCGGTGTCGACGACATGGTGATAGCCAAGGACCTCGCCGAGCGGAAGGCGCTGCTCCTGGAGAAGGCCGACGCGGTCGTCATCCTGGTCGGCGGCACCGGCACCCTCGACGAGGCCACGGAGATCCTGGAGCTGAAGAAGCACGGCCACACCACCAAGCCGGTCGTGCTGCTCAACACGGCGGGGTTCTACGACGGGTTGCGGGAGCAGTTCCGCCGCATGGAGGACGAGGGCTTCCTGCCGGTGCCGCTGGCCGACCTGGTCTTCTTCGCGGAGGAGCCGGTGGGCGCCCTGGCGTATCTGGAGGAGTCGCTGGGGGTGCGCTGA
- a CDS encoding SDR family oxidoreductase — MATHVITGAGSGIGAAVARRLHARGDALVLHARDAGRAKELAAEFPGASTLVGDLNDPDRLSWAFSHQALPDRVDSLLHIAGVVDLGPVGELTPKAWRHQLNVNLIAPAELTRHFLPQLRVTQGHVLFVNSGAGLHAGADWSAYAASKHGLKALADSLRQEEHGRGVRVTSVYPGRTASPMQVKVHQQEGKEYDAEKWIDPESVATTILMALDLPRDAEVNDLTVRPGR; from the coding sequence ATGGCAACTCATGTGATCACCGGGGCGGGCTCCGGCATCGGGGCCGCAGTCGCCCGCCGTCTCCACGCGCGCGGGGACGCCCTCGTGCTGCACGCGCGCGACGCGGGCCGCGCCAAGGAGCTCGCCGCCGAGTTCCCGGGCGCGAGCACCCTCGTCGGCGACCTGAACGACCCGGACAGGCTCTCCTGGGCCTTCTCGCACCAGGCGCTCCCGGACCGCGTGGACTCCCTGCTCCACATCGCGGGCGTCGTCGACCTCGGCCCGGTCGGCGAGCTCACCCCCAAGGCCTGGCGCCACCAGCTGAACGTGAACCTGATCGCGCCCGCCGAGCTGACCCGGCACTTCCTGCCCCAACTCCGCGTCACCCAGGGGCACGTGCTCTTTGTGAACTCCGGCGCCGGCCTGCACGCGGGCGCCGACTGGTCCGCGTACGCCGCCTCCAAACACGGCCTGAAGGCCCTCGCCGACTCCCTGCGCCAGGAGGAGCACGGCCGCGGCGTCCGCGTCACCTCCGTGTACCCCGGCCGCACCGCCAGCCCGATGCAGGTCAAGGTGCACCAGCAGGAGGGCAAGGAGTACGACGCCGAGAAGTGGATCGACCCCGAGTCCGTGGCGACGACGATCCTGATGGCCCTCGACCTGCCGCGCGACGCCGAGGTCAACGACCTGACGGTGCGGCCCGGACGGTGA
- a CDS encoding methionine synthase, giving the protein MSTEDTWTLGPATGVGSMPGGDARESAKTVTGTFETPEQGTPYLAELPARGPGADMIGRTAGLLVELYARVEPSGWRVGDRPGRDTRRAVSWLGEDLDALEEFTQGYEGPLKVQAVGPWTLAAALELRNGEAMVSDPGACRDLTGSLAEGLRAHLAQVRKRVPGARLVLQLDEPSLTAVLRGRIKTASEYRTHRAVDRQVVESALRDVMAVHDGPVVVHSCAPDVPFALLRRAGAHGLSFDFSLLTERDDEVLGEAVEAGTKLFAGVVPGTDGPLSDPAGSVMGVRTLWRRLGLNPGSLAEAVTITPSCGLAGASPAYARAALAHCVRAARSLADNPE; this is encoded by the coding sequence GTGAGCACCGAGGACACCTGGACCCTGGGCCCGGCCACCGGCGTCGGCTCGATGCCCGGGGGCGACGCCCGCGAGAGCGCGAAGACCGTCACCGGCACCTTCGAGACCCCCGAGCAGGGCACCCCGTACCTGGCGGAGCTGCCCGCGCGCGGCCCCGGCGCCGACATGATCGGCCGCACCGCGGGACTGCTCGTCGAGCTGTACGCGCGCGTGGAGCCCAGCGGCTGGCGGGTCGGCGACCGGCCGGGACGGGACACGCGGCGCGCGGTGTCCTGGCTCGGCGAGGACCTCGACGCCCTGGAGGAGTTCACGCAGGGCTACGAGGGGCCCCTGAAGGTCCAGGCCGTCGGCCCCTGGACGCTCGCCGCCGCCCTGGAGCTGAGGAACGGCGAGGCGATGGTCTCCGACCCCGGCGCCTGCCGGGACCTGACCGGGTCCCTCGCCGAGGGCCTCAGGGCCCACCTCGCGCAGGTGCGCAAGCGGGTGCCGGGCGCACGGCTCGTGCTCCAGCTCGACGAGCCCTCCCTGACGGCCGTGCTGCGCGGCCGCATCAAGACGGCGAGCGAGTACCGCACCCACCGCGCCGTGGACCGCCAGGTCGTCGAGAGCGCCCTGCGCGACGTCATGGCCGTGCACGACGGACCGGTCGTCGTGCACTCCTGCGCGCCCGACGTACCGTTCGCGCTGCTGCGCAGGGCGGGCGCGCACGGCCTGTCGTTCGACTTCTCGCTTCTCACCGAGCGTGACGACGAGGTGCTCGGGGAGGCCGTCGAGGCCGGGACGAAGCTGTTCGCCGGTGTCGTGCCGGGCACGGACGGCCCATTGTCAGACCCTGCCGGTAGCGTCATGGGTGTCAGGACGCTCTGGCGCAGGCTGGGGCTGAATCCGGGGTCGCTCGCGGAAGCGGTCACGATCACGCCGTCGTGCGGTCTCGCGGGCGCTTCGCCCGCATATGCCCGGGCGGCGCTCGCGCACTGCGTCCGGGCGGCGAGATCACTCGCGGACAACCCTGAGTAA